The DNA window CACGAACTGTGTAAGGGCCTGATatcatattatcgtaaatcatattgtgattatcgataattcctGAAATTGTTATGTGATGACGtgtataataaaatatttgaatataaattgaTTTGTAATTGAATGGTGTGCTGGACCGCGGTAGAAAAATTACACATGTTATGGTTTTCAGCATAATCATCTAagtattagtccaaatgaaATGAAACTAATTTCGTTGAAAAGCTAATACATAGTATTACAAATTTCATGTTCACCATTTTTGTTAATTTTGAACTGAggatgttggacagaacatcccgcgcccgagcgcggcacAATATGCATTCGaagacagaacacctcgcgcccgagcgcgagatgttACCTCCCGAGCGCGGAAACGGTGAGGTGATAAGaacaaattttcttcttcaatttcttcatttcctttgaaAGCTTTGAGAAGCAAACGGAGAGAATCGATTTCTACCGTACGAAATCACCTTGAAACGTTATCCAAATGAgacacaaattatatattcggaatcttcgcgtcgagagctttcttTTGAGGTAAGATTCTTTTGATTTCAACAGCTTTCATTATTGAAATGTTGGAATATCacgtatttgaagtcgagatttatatatgtaatagaataaccgacaaaaactaagttttgaagtcgaaattgaattatgttttgatttcgatttgatatgaattttcaaagtttcaaaagatatttgaaacttatattgttgattttgaatgatgttattgattgcaatgaatatgttattgatgtagataaatttttatactgatatcttcaggctacatcgaCTGGAAACGAAAAATTGaagtatgttgcgaccgagtaacatacgacatgtatctgtatcatatgatatatgtttgattgatttgattgagaatatatgtctatatgccttaattgttgagtagatgtggcatacatgacaaacacgttgagctatgatccttggatacctgttatgattggatttgattctggggtttgtgaacacgatgctatgtttggcattaaaTGGCCCTTAAAGCATAATTATTAATGGctccgatgattgattgagatttgagatttgatggcgctttgtcgacgctatcatacgagtatccttGAGGCCAGTGTGCCAGCTCgaacattgatttgatagcaattctattgattctgatatatgctcagtggatgtgcatttgacctgatacctccacgacatacatgcattgcatatcatatatcattgtttagatacttgtagtatatattgtggttgtttcagactgagctttgctcaccccagagggggctgttgttgtctttgtatgtggacaatgacaggtactccaggatatcaggagaccagaAAGGGTGCTTCTGGAGGAAATCACAGTTTGAGCTGAGGTTTAGTGGTCTTTACcagtatataaatatataaatatatacatacatatatatatatatatatatatatatatatatatataccggggcatgtcccgaggatatgagtttgttTTTATGTAGTTTTTTTGGATTACGTGTGGGCTTGTTTTATATTGTGACGTGACAAGACGAgactatattatatattattttaagcattataattacaattaaaacgttttgggctcattgtaaagaaaaatgtttactCGTTTTTCGTTGtgattaattaaccctaatcaaattgcattgtaataacgattaggagctaagggccccacaaacTGCCTCTTGGACTTGTGGTACAAACCTTTTACTATAGTTTAATTACTTctaatcgtactatgatagatgcaaCTGCACGTGGAACACTCTTGAAAAAGAAGACGAAAGAAATATATGAGTTGTTAGAGGAGATGGTTGCTACCAGTTATCACCCTCAGTATGAGAGAAACAATCAAATGGGAACTTTGGGAATTCATCAGGTAAACAATCTTACTGTTATATCTGCACAACTTGAGGATTTGAAAAAAACAAGATAAAGAATTTGAGtatgagtggcactgctatgcgCATTCAAGAAGTATTATGCGATATTTGTGGGGGTGAACACTTCACTAAGGATTGTCAAGATAGAAATCCTTTTTATGTGCTTGATGGGCACCAGTAAATTATGCGGGTAGCCATAATCACCCAAGGAACAACCCATACTCTAATACATACAATCCTAGATGGATAAAATATCCAAAATTTTCATTGAGAGACCAAAACAATTAGAATAGTGCTCAAGGAGCTCAACAATGTGGGAAGCATCCTATGTACAAGCTTGAGCCTTAAGTGGAGAAGTCTAGTTTGTAGCAAATTATGTCAGTTTATTTCTTCTACTAAAACTAGGCTACAAAATCAAGATACACCAATTAAGGGCTTGAAAAATCAAATAGGACAATTGGCCAAGATGATGATCAATAGTAATTCTGACCACCTTGCCAAGCTATTGAGTTGAAGAGTGGAAAAGTACTAGAGTTTGAGGGAggtaagaaaaaaattaaggacAAGGAGGAACAACTAGAGGCACAACATATGACTCTACACATGAACCCATTGCACAATCTAACTTTTTTATATCCCTACATTTTCCTGCACCACTTAAGAAAGCAAATATGGAtgcaaaatttggtaaatttctagaagtttttaagaaattacatattaatattttctttattaATGCTTTGGTGCAAATGCCTAGTTTTGTTAAATTTTTAAAGGACATCTTAGCCAATAAAAAAAAGTTTGTGGATCACATGACTGTGAATCTGACAGAAATTTGTTCTGCATTGGTACAAAACAAAATTCCACCAAAGCTAAAAGATCTATGGAGTTTTCAATTtcttgcatgattggtgatgttaCTTCTCATAAAATGTTGTGTGATCTAGGTGCAAACATTAGTTTGATGTCTTTTTTTGTGTTCATGTAGCTAGGACTGGGAAAGACggtttttttttgtaaaataatatatttttaaaatttatgtattaaaatattgcagATTTGAAAACtttgtgaaaatattacaaTCTGGAAATCCAAACTCCGGAttcagattattatttttttttaaaaaaagaaattgtGTCACAGATTCGTTCCGTGACACTGTCCCGGATTCAGAATCCGGGGCAGTGGGTTGACCTTTTTTCCTCCCTATAAATTGCACCGAGTATTCAGAATTCTTTCATCGATCTTTGGCGCAAATATTCTTTCATCGATCCTTCGGCACAAATGTCCtatgcaattttttttcttcgCTCCGTGGTACTTTTTGATAGTTATATTTTTTAGAATCCGTGACTCTCCTCCTTTTATAAATTGCGTCGATCTTGTGATTATTAGAATTTATAATTTGATTTGAGGGAATTCTGTTGAATATCAGAATTTTAGAGATTTGCGTCGAGTCTCAGTAATTCAGAAGTTGATTTGAGAGAATTGTGCTGAGTATCAGAATTTGGGAGAGTTGCACCGAGTCTCAGTCGAATATCTGTTTTTTCTTTCtatattgaatatttttttgtataatatttatgataatgtTTGTAATTTATTGCAGATATTAAATATCGTTCGCTGATTCAATTACAATTTGCGTACAACAACATTTGAAAAAGGTaatttcaataatttcttatattttaattttattatttatgttttattaatGAAATTATAAATTGTTTCCGTTGCATTTTAATattatgtataatttttttatattttacatttttaatattattattatattataaaattattaatacgaatagtaataataaatataaattgttgatgtttgaaaaaaaatttcaaagttcgcatttaaatgtaattatattatattattaaaatatgagAATGAGTTAATATTAGCGGGTTTTTCACTGCTTAGTGTATTAATCACAATGATGTAATAAAATAAAGtgagaaaaaaataattgtaaaattaatGTATCACACCTACTTGGTAAGTGTTACATGTATttaccatttttttttaaaaataataatataaatgacTCTTTATAATTATTTCAAAGTTAAACGCCTCGACAGtacatatattaaattaatattaataataataataatactaatatatttttattcaatgatatattttgaattaatttaattaaaacttttattttagtaactaaattaagttttaagcaaaattttttttatcacgtGCTTATgtggaaaaataattttgaaaaatataagtttattttgtaaaattttcatttgtttatgtttatttttattttataatttattgatACTCTTAATTGTTAAAATTGTTCATAtaaaaaattgatatatttaatattataattacacatgtttaaaaatttaaaattttaaataaggcataacaatttttattattattatgaaacAAACACtgatattattaaatataagttttaattaaattgatttgacaatataaatttgaataataataaaaaaacttgtaaatgattcttgaaattttattatgGTTGTATACATTATGTCATAGTTTTAATATATTTGTAAGAAActcataattaaattttgttatgATTGTATACATTATGTCATAGTTTTCGGTGCAGACATGGATACTGTGAGGGCCTTACTTTGCATAGGTGGCTATGTCATTAATGAAGATGGTAGGGTTGGATATAGTATCCCTGCGACCAGGCCCATTAAAATCTCTCGGTCTACTACATTGTCCCAACTGGTGAATTATGTGCATCGCAAACTGGAGATCGACCAATCAAAATTCTGCATCAAATTGTCAACGAAATATTGTTATAGCTCGTTGTCTCGTTACATTGAAGAGCATGTTTATATCACAGATGATGATAGTCTACAATTTATGTTTGGGTTGCCGACACTGGATTGCATGTACTTGTATGTTGATTCATCGCTAGTGATACAGAACGTAAGTGATTACGATTTTGATACAGTCATGCCGGTAATAACGCAAGGTTTGGGAACAATTGGTTTAAATGAAGCGGGACCTTCTATGTATCACGTCGATGAACAGTCAGCTTAGACATACTCTGGAATTGACACTGGTCATTGGGATCACCATATTACGACTCACACTGTAGAAGACCATGCATGGGGGATGAATAGAACACATGAATGGGATTTTACCTCAGGGTGTTGGGATCATCATATCACGGTTCCATCAGGAGTTGATGTCGCATGGGGTTCTAGTAGAACAGGCCAATTGGATTTAAATTCATGGGTTGATGAAGAAAATACCACAAATGTCATACATTTTGATAGTTCTGCTGAGGCTGCAAATATTCCCACCCCAATTACAAAACACATGGATAAGCAAGATGATTTATTTGGGGACAGTTCGCAGCATGTCATGAATAGCGATGATGATTTGTATACTACATCAATTGATGGAGAAGATGATGATCATGTTGACAATAGAAATGAAGGGACATTGGCGCGTGTGTTAATGTCTGGAGCAACAATGACAGAGAACATTCCTATTGCACCAGAGCAACATTTATGTGAAATTCCCCAATTTTTCAATGAAGTGTATGACGAACAAATTCCGGATTTATTTGGTATTCCTTCTGCATCACGAACAAACTTTTACAATACTGAAAGGCCAGAGCTCAGTGTAAAAATGGTTTTTAAGagcaaaaattatttaatagcTTCAGTGAAGGATTTATCTGTTCGGGTTTTGAGACGTGAATATATCGTTGTCCAAAGTTCTCCGACAATTTGGAAGGTCAAATGCAAGAACTGGTCCGAAGGTGGCAATTGTGGGCTTGTTTTTTCATTACTATAACtttatatgtaaatttattAGTAAAAGAATAATAAATCACAACCACTACATTCCACGCTATTAAAAAGtcaataataaattgtataCAATATTCCAATACAAATGTTACAGCAACAActtcaaattaaaataaaaaaattgaacaaCATACAACAATACGACGTAAGTAATTGTGCatctctaaataaataattaatgatgatGGTGACGATGCCCCCAGTGCCACATGGTGGTCTTCCAATTACTCTACGTCCACGACCTAACATCTGCTCAGCATCTCCATGCGTACTTGTTTGGGCTGCAGATGTActgtgttggaacttttcaagttcgcaatcttgattttgatgataacaaaacttgttaattgtgttactaatgatctaccttagtatgcagcatctaggatcactcacgagatgtttacatcgcaaaactaaagacccaactgatcgcacaaaatgaatcagtctaactggttacgtcaattgagcagtccagctgattgtccagttgataggtgattcaacaggaaaacctcagaagcctggccagccgaaggagtgttcaactgatgaagaaacccagctgatcagtacAACTGAATAAGTGTGAAATCAGTTAAACTgccgagtcaactgatttcaccagcccaactgaaactgactagttcgaagcatcagttagaatctttcagttatggatgaaggcaaactctttcaagtggaatccagctgtacgtaaaggtacaaagccattatccagtcaaaggacaataatgaacgttgcatcagtgcattaaagacaaaacgtttcagaaggacaATCAAAAAGTCGAGATACAAAggccaagaaacgaattcaagatgcaacggatacaataaatgagtctcactgtacgatcagttctcccgcctatataaagagaagatcagtgaagactcaaataTATACaactcaagagagaaaagaaaagggcaggcttcaaagtcatatcagcttaagagaaGAATTCAGCCCAGTAGATGGAACTCTTTACAGATacatcagcttagattagaagcgtatttccctcagtgtgtgagaacatccttgttcagttctcacacacacaaacactctcaaccactcaaatatagtcttgcacaaagacgttaaacttgtgtatgtagtttttctcacatagacattaaagaagtgttgactagaaggtgctgccttcagtctaagagttcagtttaggcagtgggtaagtcctagctgagtgggtttgtacaagtgtttgtataaatcaaagtcttctagtggatcctacccgaggcggtagaaggggtgacgtaggagcagttgaagtctccgaatattcataaacatatcttgtgtatttaactgtctaactattgttttcaaactgtttggattaGTTAGATTATCCATCAGTTctgttgtcaccataactgaactgatgaatgcaaaagcTAATCTGtcccttttcggttattcagtttacataagataaaaaaTGATTTCTAATGTAACAGTTTTCTTcgcgaaggattacttcgagtttcttccacttggtttttaaccaaactcgatttaattcatcggtgttaatattcttagaacacgagctattgcagctcattggagaatattttgtttgaagcatccgaaagatTGCTCAGCAAACAATCCTTCATACTGGTATCGGCAATGTTCCCACCAACCTCATACCCTTCTGTCTCAGAATATTGTTGAAATGGTATGGACGACGTGTTAAATGTAGGACGACTCTCATTCATACCCGGTCGAAAGTCACTTTGTAAAAATTGTGTAAAACTACCGGCAAATGGAGTGTAGTAACCAGAGTCGTACGATGGAAAACTTGAAACCACAGGCGGAGTAGTGTATGCCATATTTGAAGATGATGGTCCGGGTTCAAACTCATTTCATGTCCACATCGGTGGATATTGCTCATGAGCTGGGCGTGTCTGTGACATAGATGCATATGTTATGTAACCTATATTTAatacaataaattaaatttacgtAAGTTGAACATGTCTTGCAATAAATTGTCGGTAGTTTGCATCAACAGCATGGTAGCGCATGATGTTTGAAGGTACCACTGGCACGAGAGAAATATTTGTGAAATGCGATGATATCAACTAACATAGTCCACTGTTATGCCGGGTGAACCAGGTATGACATAATCCCCACCAATCACAAAATTATATCTGTCATTCCACATTTCTACAAAATCTTTGTGATATGTCGCCCAATCACAGTTGTTTCGGCCTTGTCGCGTAAATTTATGGAAATTATCGAAGTTAGTAGCAGGTGGCGGGATACCGTGACGCATTCCAAATTTTCGGAGACACCGCTCTGGTCTATGCATCTCAACTATATGAAAATTGATCAATGCACATGCCGACCGACATAGATGAATTCTATTTCCATCAAGAATTCTAGCAACCTCCGAGGACTCCATATCATAAACTGTCCATATAAACTGaagcaaataaaataaaaaaaaaagattatcaAGTTGATAATATAAAACTCatactgaatttttaaaaaatttcaaactctaAACAACTAATTTATATATCTACCTGCCCTTCTATCATCCTGTCAAGCATATCTCTCATTATACGGACCAAATGATGGGCCGTGTGTGTCCAAGAGAATCCTCGTCTCCACCTTCAATTTATAAAAGTACACAATACAGTCATTAAAGAAAcataacaaaataataataataaatgttaaatAATTCTTATTAGTACCGTGCGCCATATGGTGGGAATGATAGACCCTGAAGCACATCTGCAGCTTGCTCTTCTGAAATAGATACTTCTTGCGCTTTATCAGGGCAAATAAGAGTAATTTTAGACCATACCCAATTTTTCAATAACATACAACATAAATTGTCAAATCATAAGAAAAATTAAGTACAACAAATATAATGACCGTAGAAGTGTAAAAATACCTGCAATATCTGAACATGCACACACAAATCGACCTTTAATCTCATTAATGTGTCGCACAGCTCTCTATAAAGATATTCCAACACAGCAGAACCTCAGCTAAACGTATTCACCATTTCTATGTCCTCAAGAAACTGCAAATACATAAGTTTCACAGCAGCACCTTCTAAGTCCGAAAACATACAGCCACCAATGATCATTAATGCAGCACAACGAGAAAATTGTGTCACGTCATCTTCAGTGATTTGATCATTAATCGTATTATTTAGGCAATGTTCTAGCAAAGcggtcagataaagatgtgcaccTTTAATCTGACAAGATGTAGGCGTAAAACCCAACCAAGTTGCGCAGCGCTATTGTAAAGTATGTTTGTTGTACGCGGTATCTCTACCAGTGATGGGCATGCCATCAATATTCAACCCCCAAATAAAGGCAATGTCCTGTAGGGTGATTGTTGCCTCGTCGACTGTAAGGTGAAATGTGTGTGTCTCACGACACCATCTCTCAACAATGGCTGTAAGCAAATGATTACCATAATTTTTAATAGGACCACACTGAATGACACCATAGAAGCCCATGCGTGCTAGACATAGGCAGACACGGAGGTGAATCCCAGCATTAAGCAATCTCCAAAGATATTTGTCAGAACGGCGTGACAGAATTAGTGCATCCATATTTTTAGTgttgatattatttgatatgtGTCTACCCCACAAATACAACACATTATCCGTATTTTCAGCTATTTTGCAAACAAAAAATCATTAGttaacaaatattatattttttatcaacaaaatttttaactacatattttatagtaaacgaaatttatttgcaatttcCGGCTCGAAAAAATAAAACGTATATTTTGATGATAAATTGGTAATAAAACTAATTACTGTAAATAAActaatttcttttaaaattaaataatacttCATAATACGTAAATAAACTAATTActgtaaataattatattatatttacttATAATAGTaacatataattataataaatacaatAGTAATAAGAATAACTATACATATTCTAATTccaataataaaattaatattataattattgtaattaaaataattatagttattattattactattgtTATTACTTAAAACTACTATGATGCATTGATGAAGTGCTCGGTGATGCAAAAAATTCTAAATTATAGTATTATAATTCcaataatacaattaatattataactattgttattacttaaaattaatattaaaacaaTAAATGCTCGATGactattattatcattattatttaaagttaatcagtacaaataaaaatatttaaattattgtcATCAATAAAACtaatgtaattttttaaaaaaaacttatctTAAGGATGCCgaacaataataaatattaaggacaataaaaaatatgttatttttattacattaagctaattttcataatatttattgaTTCAAGAATAAAATTCAGTCAATCAAATTTAGTTCAATAAATCAacgaataataataaatataataaacaaaaataataacgtTACATCTTAATATTCTGAAAAAATTCCCAAGACTTGCGCTAATGAAAAGGGAACTCGGTGCTCGGTGATGATCGAAAGAAAATTGTTCATAAGGGAAAGGGAACACGGTGATCGAAAATGAAGTGCTCGGtttcatttaaataattgagaAGTCAATGATTCTAGAATCCGTGACATACTGTAACGGATTCTGAATCCGTGGCAGTCTGCCACGGATTCTGAATCCGTGACAGTATAGCACAGATTCTAAGAATCCGTGAaaccttaattttttttataagaatcAGTGAAGGCTTAAAAATCCGTGAAGGCTTAAGAATCCGGGGTTCCACTTTCCAGATTGTCATATTTTTACAAATGTCCCACTTctgcaatattttaatacataaattttaaaattatattatttaaaaaaaaaacccggGAAAGCCAAAACCCACGAGGATGTTATTGCAATTGGCAGATAGGTCGACAAAGTACCCACGAGGAATTATTGAGGATGCAATACTTAAAATATGAAAGTTAATTTTTCCCGTTGATTTCATGGTATTTGATATGGAAGGACTTCGATATGTCATTAATCTTGGGTCGAACATTTCTTGAAACTGGAAAAGCTCTAATCGATTTCC is part of the Primulina tabacum isolate GXHZ01 chromosome 18, ASM2559414v2, whole genome shotgun sequence genome and encodes:
- the LOC142533569 gene encoding serine/threonine-protein phosphatase 7 long form homolog, which encodes MLLKNWVWSKITLICPDKAQEVSISEEQAADVLQGLSFPPYGARWRRGFSWTHTAHHLVRIMRDMLDRMIEGQFIWTVYDMESSEVARILDGNRIHLCRSACALINFHIVEMHRPERCLRKFGMRHGIPPPATNFDNFHKFTRQGRNNCDWATYHKDFVEMWNDRYNFVIGGDYVIPGSPGITVDYVS